The following nucleotide sequence is from Solidesulfovibrio carbinolicus.
CGGGCTGGTCGTCCTTGCCAAACAGGCAGTCGCCGACCACGAGGTAGTCCATTTCGGTGCGCATAAAGCAGCGGTAGGCGTCCTCGGGGGTGCAGACGATGGGTTCGCCGCGCACGTTGAAGCTGGTGTTGACCACCACCGGGCAGCCGTGGCGGTCGCGGAAGGTTTCGATGAGGCGGTGGTAGCGGGGGTTGGTGTCCTTGTGCACGGTCTGGATGCGGGCCGAGAAGTCCACGTGGGTGATGGCCGGCAGGGTCGAGCGGTTGACGTAGAGCCGGTCGAACATGGGCTTTTGCCAGTAGCCGTCAGGCAGGGGATGGCGCAGATTCTCCGCTATCGGGGCCACCAGCAGCATGTAGGGCGAGGGCCGGTCCTGGATGAAGCATTCGGACACGGCCTCGGCCAGCACCGACGGGGCAAAGGGCCGGAAACCTTCGCGGTATTTGATCTTGAGGTTGAGCTTTTTCTGCATTTCGGGATTGCGCGGATCGCCCAGGATGGAGCGGCCGCCAAGGGCCCGGGGGCCGTATTCCATGCGGCCCTGGAACCAGCCCACGACCTTGCCGTCGGCCAGCAGGTCGGCCACCCGGACGCACAGGGCGTCGAAATCCTCGTAGAGCGTGTGGGGCGCTTCGCGGCGGGCGGCCAGGCGTAGGGCGTCGGCCCGGGTGAACCGCGGCCCGAGGTAGGAGCCTTCCATGCGGTCGCGGCAGCCGGCCGGCAGCGGCGTGCGCTCGTGGCCGCCCTGGATGTGCCAGGCGGCCAGGGCCGCGCCGAGGGCTCCGCCGGCGTCGCCGGCGGCCGGCTGAATCCAGACGTCGTCGAAGATGTTCTCGCGCAGCAGCTTGCCGTTGGCCACGCAGTTGAGCGCCACGCCGCCGGCCATGACGAGGTTGGCGCAGCCGGTGAGCGTGCGGGCGGTTCTGGCCAGGCGCAGGACCACCTCTTCGGTGACCTGCTGGATGGCCAGGGCCATGTCCATGTGCTCCTGGCCGAGTTCGGTCTCGGCGGCCCGGCGAGGCAGGCCGAAAAGCGCCTCCCACTTGCGGTCGCGGCACATGGTCAGGCCGGTGGCGTAGTTGAAATAGGCCATGTTGAGGAGCAGGGAGCCGTCCTCGCGCAGATCCACCAGCTCGCCGAGAATCTTGGCCTTGTAGTCCTCGACCCGCTCCGAGCCTTCGATGCCGTAAGGGGCCAGGCCCATGAGCTTATATTCGCCGGAATTGACCTTGAAGCCGCAGTAGTAGGTGAAGGCGGAATAGAGCAGGCCCACGGAATGGGGGAAGTCGAGTTCGCGCAGGAAGGTGATGTCCTTGCCGCGCCCGACGCCGATGGTGGTGGTGGACCATTCGCCCACGCCGTCGATGGTGAGGATGGCGGCCTCGTCAAAGGGCGAGGGGTAGTAGGCCGAGGCGGCGTGGGAGAGGTGATGCTCGGGAAAAAGGATGCGCGGCTTGCCCGGACCGAGCTTGGCCAGCTCCTCGCGCAGCATCCTTTTCATGAACAGCTTTTCCTTGATCCACACCGGAATGGCCGAAAGAAAGCTGCGCAGGCCGCTTGGGGCAAAGCCGTGGTAGGTTTCGAGCAGGCGCTCGAACTTGAGATAGGGCTTGTCGTAAAAGGCCACGGCCGAGAGGTCGGCCAGTTCGATGCCGGCCTCGGCCAGCACGTAGCCGGCGGCTTGGCGCGGAAAATCCGCGTCGTGCTTCTTGCGGGTGAACCGCTCTTCGTGGGCGGCGGCGACCACCACGCCGTCGCGCAACAGCGCCGCGGCGGAGTCGTGGTAATAGGCGGATAAACCCAGGATGTATTCGGCCATGTGCTGTCCTGGCGGGGTTGCGTCCCCTGGGGCGGCCAGGCGGCCCAGGGGGATGGGAGTGACGCGGGGAAGGGCCGAGTGCGTCGGCGCGCGGCCCTTCCCGGGGCTATTGTCGCGTTATGGCAAAGCGCCTGGAGCGTTTTGCGGGCAGCCTGACGCCCCTGTTGTGGGCACGGGGTCGGTTCTAGAAAAGCGTATAGATGAACGGGGCCACGGCCGAGCCGCTGGTCAGGACCACCAGCACGCCAAAAAGCAGCAGCACCAGGATGATGGGCAGCAGCCAGAATTTTTTGCGCACACGCAAAAAGCCCCAGAGTTCACGCAGAAATTCCATATCGCCTCCAGGTGGACCC
It contains:
- a CDS encoding DUF5989 family protein, with product MEFLRELWGFLRVRKKFWLLPIILVLLLFGVLVVLTSGSAVAPFIYTLF
- a CDS encoding carbamoyltransferase family protein, which gives rise to MAEYILGLSAYYHDSAAALLRDGVVVAAAHEERFTRKKHDADFPRQAAGYVLAEAGIELADLSAVAFYDKPYLKFERLLETYHGFAPSGLRSFLSAIPVWIKEKLFMKRMLREELAKLGPGKPRILFPEHHLSHAASAYYPSPFDEAAILTIDGVGEWSTTTIGVGRGKDITFLRELDFPHSVGLLYSAFTYYCGFKVNSGEYKLMGLAPYGIEGSERVEDYKAKILGELVDLREDGSLLLNMAYFNYATGLTMCRDRKWEALFGLPRRAAETELGQEHMDMALAIQQVTEEVVLRLARTARTLTGCANLVMAGGVALNCVANGKLLRENIFDDVWIQPAAGDAGGALGAALAAWHIQGGHERTPLPAGCRDRMEGSYLGPRFTRADALRLAARREAPHTLYEDFDALCVRVADLLADGKVVGWFQGRMEYGPRALGGRSILGDPRNPEMQKKLNLKIKYREGFRPFAPSVLAEAVSECFIQDRPSPYMLLVAPIAENLRHPLPDGYWQKPMFDRLYVNRSTLPAITHVDFSARIQTVHKDTNPRYHRLIETFRDRHGCPVVVNTSFNVRGEPIVCTPEDAYRCFMRTEMDYLVVGDCLFGKDDQPEYAESGDWRGEYELD